One Aegilops tauschii subsp. strangulata cultivar AL8/78 chromosome 7, Aet v6.0, whole genome shotgun sequence genomic window carries:
- the LOC109755535 gene encoding uncharacterized protein, with product MVAPATPSYLKWSQTAITFDQSDHPAHIATPGRQALVVDPVVEGTRLTKVLMDGGSGLNILYVETLKGMGIPMSKLSTSSMSFHGVIPGKKAQSLGQIALDVVFGDSKNYRKEKLTFEVVDFQSAYHAILGRPAYARFMARPCYLYLKMKMPGPKGVITVTGNRQKAEECFQKGSRIADAQMAVVELQEYQKNADPSDLLRSKKPGTDSAFQSSGETKPVHIHLTDPAAAPTHISTTLDGR from the coding sequence atggttgccCCGGCAACACCGAGCTATCTGAAGTGGTCCCAGAccgccattacattcgaccagtctgatcatcCAGCACACATTGCCACCCCCGGGAGGCAAGCGTTAGTGGTCGACCCAGTGGTTGAAGGCACCCGACTGACTAAggtgctgatggatggtggcagcggcCTGAATATCCTGTACGTGGAGACCTTgaaggggatgggcattccgatgtccaaactcaGCACGAGCAGCATGAGCTTTCATggagttattcctggcaagaaggccCAATCACTCGGCCAAATTGCACtagatgtggttttcggtgattccaagaattaccggaAAGAGAAGTTGACTTTTGAGGTCGTAGATTTCCAGAGTGCCTATCATGCTATCTTGGGCAGGCCCGcatatgctcgtttcatggctcgaccatgttacttATATCTCAAGATGAAAATGCCTGGCCCTAAGGGAGTGATCACTgtcactggcaatcggcagaaggcagagGAGTGCTTTCAGAAGGGCTCCAGGATCGCTGATGCGCAAATGGCAGTAGTAGAGTTGCAAGAATATcagaagaatgcagatccgagtgatttgctacGCTCAAAGAAGCCGGGAACCGACTCAGCGTTTCAGTCTTCTGGTGAAACCAAGCCAGTTCACATCCATCTGACTGACCCAGCGGCTGCCCCGACTCACATTTCAACCACCCTCGACGGCagatag